Proteins co-encoded in one Streptomyces sp. JH34 genomic window:
- a CDS encoding aspartate-semialdehyde dehydrogenase gives MKVGIVGATGQVGTVMRSILAERKFPVAELRLFASARSAGSTIAYEGTDITVEDASTADYSGLDIVLFSAGGATSKALAEKVASQGAVVIDNSSAWRKDPEVPLVVSEVNAHAIANRPKGIIANPNCTTMAAMPVLRPLHDEAQLDALTVATYQAVSGSGLAGVAELHGQASEVVADADKLTHDGGAVDFPEPGVYKRPIAFNVLPLAGSIVDDGSFETDEEQKLRNESRKILEIPELKVSGTCVRVPVFSGHSLQINARFARPISVERAYELLKDAEGVELSEIPTPLQAAGKDASYVGRIRVDETVEHGLALFVSSDNLRKGAALNAVQIAELVAAELEG, from the coding sequence GTGAAGGTCGGAATCGTCGGCGCCACCGGTCAGGTCGGCACAGTCATGCGCAGCATCCTGGCCGAGCGGAAGTTCCCCGTCGCCGAGCTGCGGCTCTTCGCCTCCGCGCGTTCCGCGGGTTCCACCATCGCTTACGAGGGCACGGACATCACCGTGGAGGACGCCTCCACCGCTGACTACTCCGGTCTGGACATCGTGCTGTTCTCCGCCGGCGGCGCCACCTCGAAGGCGCTGGCCGAGAAGGTCGCCTCCCAGGGCGCCGTGGTGATCGACAACTCCTCCGCATGGCGTAAGGACCCCGAGGTACCGCTGGTCGTCTCCGAGGTCAACGCCCACGCGATCGCGAACCGCCCGAAGGGCATCATCGCCAACCCGAACTGCACCACGATGGCCGCCATGCCCGTGCTGCGCCCCCTGCACGACGAGGCGCAGCTCGACGCGCTGACCGTCGCCACCTACCAGGCGGTGTCCGGATCCGGGCTCGCCGGTGTCGCGGAGCTGCACGGCCAGGCGTCGGAGGTCGTCGCCGACGCGGACAAGCTGACGCACGACGGCGGCGCGGTCGACTTCCCCGAGCCGGGTGTCTACAAGCGCCCGATCGCCTTCAACGTGCTGCCCCTCGCCGGCTCGATCGTCGACGACGGTTCCTTCGAGACGGACGAGGAGCAGAAGCTCCGCAACGAGTCCCGCAAGATCCTGGAGATCCCGGAGCTCAAGGTGTCCGGCACCTGCGTCCGGGTCCCGGTCTTCTCCGGCCACTCCCTCCAGATCAACGCCCGTTTCGCCCGTCCCATCAGTGTCGAGCGCGCCTACGAGCTCCTGAAGGACGCCGAGGGCGTCGAGCTCTCCGAGATCCCGACGCCGCTCCAGGCGGCCGGCAAGGACGCCTCGTACGTCGGCCGTATCCGCGTCGACGAGACCGTCGAGCACGGCCTCGCGCTGTTCGTCTCCAGCGACAACCTGCGCAAGGGTGCCGCGCTGAACGCGGTCCAGATCGCGGAGCTGGTGGCGGCGGAGCTCGAGGGCTGA